The DNA region TAGCTGTTGGTGGCAAGGACGAAGCGGCCGGCCGGATGGATGGGCCGATCCCGATAGGTCAGGCCGCGTATGCGGGCGCCGGGCGGCGCGGAGGGGTCTACCGTCCAGCGAAGTGCGGGAATCGTGTCGAAGGCGAAGGATGGCACTTCCGGGTCGATCAGCGCGCCGTCGCGGCTGCCAGGGCTAAGGGTCAGGAACTGGCGGGCGCCATGTTCCAGCCAGTCGGCCACCTGTTGCCCGGTTAGCAGCAGCGCCGCGATGCGGTTGGGATAGGTGTAGAGATCGAAGACGTGGCGGCGCAGCAGCGGCCCGGCCGGGATGTCCGTGACGTGCTGCGGCCCGCCCCGGCCCCCGGTCTTAAACGGCGCGACGGCGGCCAGGACGGGAACGCCGGCAAGCGGGCCGCTCGTCAGATGCGCGCGCACATGGGCTGCCTGAGCTTCGGCCACCAGATGCAGAGCGGCGCTGTCGGCGATGCGGTCGAAGTGGCTGTGCAGGCGGCGATGCGTGAAGCCGACCGGCTGGTCCAGTGCCGAAAGCGTACGGGCGTGGTGGGGCGCAGCGAGAGCGGCAAGTCCGGGATCAGTCGGTCCCGCCGTTGTTCGCAGACCGGCGCGGCTGCGCCGGACACGCCACCCGGCCGGCCCCCGTTCGAGGTCGAGGTCGATGAGGCCGAGGTGGCTCCCGGCGAAGCCTGGCATCACTGTCGGCACCCCGGCGGCGGTGGCGGAGCGGGGGTCCACGCCCGAGCTAAGGGGAAAGCCCAGGTCAGGAAAGCTGCGGTGGCTGTGGCCGGCGACCATGGCATCTATGCCCCCTTGGGCGGCAAGGGCCGTGGCCACATCTTCGGAACCGTCTGCGGCGGTATCGGCGCCAAGCCCGGCGTGGCAGAGCGCGAGCACGAGGTCGGCACCAGCGCGACGGAGCGCGGGAACATGGGCGCGGGCGGCTTCAAGGATGCCGCGCGCGGAAAGCTGGTGGCCGATGCTGTCACCGTCCCAGACAAGGGTTTGCGGCGGGGTGAAGCCGATGATGCCCAGGCGAAGGGCATGGACTGTGCCGTGCCGGTCGGTGGGCTGAAGGTCGAGGAGCACGCTGGCTTCGGTGAAGGGCCGGTCTTCGAGCGGCGAGGGGCCGAGGCAGCGGACGAGGTTGGCCGACAAGAAAGGAAAGGCGGCAGACGACAAGGCCTGCTCCAGATGCGGCAGGCCCAGGCTGAATTCGTGGTTGCCGAGTGAGGCAGCCGCGTAGCCGAGACGGTTCATCGCGGCGATGACCGGGTTGGGGCCGGGCCGGCTGGGCGCCAGATCTGTGAGTGCCGTGCCTTGAAGAAAATCGCCGTTGTCCACAAGGATGCTGTTTGGCTCTTCCCGACGGGCGTCCTGGATCAAACGGGCAAGGGCGGCGAGGCCAGTGCCGGGTGCCGGGCGGGCGTGGTCGTAGTTCCAGGGCAGGAGGTGGCCATGCAAGTCCGTGGTGGCAAGGATCCGCAGCCTGAGCCGCGTTCCCTCCTTCGCGCCCTGCGGCTCGCAGTTGACGGGTCGGGAGTCTGACACTCTC from Neotabrizicola shimadae includes:
- a CDS encoding 5'-nucleotidase C-terminal domain-containing protein gives rise to the protein MSDSRPVNCEPQGAKEGTRLRLRILATTDLHGHLLPWNYDHARPAPGTGLAALARLIQDARREEPNSILVDNGDFLQGTALTDLAPSRPGPNPVIAAMNRLGYAAASLGNHEFSLGLPHLEQALSSAAFPFLSANLVRCLGPSPLEDRPFTEASVLLDLQPTDRHGTVHALRLGIIGFTPPQTLVWDGDSIGHQLSARGILEAARAHVPALRRAGADLVLALCHAGLGADTAADGSEDVATALAAQGGIDAMVAGHSHRSFPDLGFPLSSGVDPRSATAAGVPTVMPGFAGSHLGLIDLDLERGPAGWRVRRSRAGLRTTAGPTDPGLAALAAPHHARTLSALDQPVGFTHRRLHSHFDRIADSAALHLVAEAQAAHVRAHLTSGPLAGVPVLAAVAPFKTGGRGGPQHVTDIPAGPLLRRHVFDLYTYPNRIAALLLTGQQVADWLEHGARQFLTLSPGSRDGALIDPEVPSFAFDTIPALRWTVDPSAPPGARIRGLTYRDRPIHPAGRFVLATNSYRASGSGGFPGAEPQNRIPLPEAPMQEVLLAHLSAGPVPWHFTPSWRLADLPGTSALVTAPEGALDLIAQSGLALSDAGPAPDGFRLLRIAL